One Aegilops tauschii subsp. strangulata cultivar AL8/78 chromosome 2, Aet v6.0, whole genome shotgun sequence genomic window, AGTAAGATGTGTGAGAAGGATGAAAACCTCTTCAGTAATCATTTTTACAAGAATATAATGGTTTATCAGCTTGACCGACTACTATATACAGTTACGAAGTTAGATGAGCATCGTTTTGTGGTTTTTCCTTCTATTGGATTTCCTTGGAGACTAAATTACCAAGCATTCCTGAATTGGGGCCTACCGGTAATGTGATTTGTCCAGCTTCATCCATGATACATGTGTCGAACTTCTTATGTGCTAGTAAGGGATGGTATACTCCCAAACAAGTAACTCCAACAACTTGCACTTGCTCCATTCTTGTTTTGATGGCATCTACTGATTGTACCTCTGTTGCTGTTCCACATGCACACAAACACAAATCAGAGCATGTTTTCTTCAAAAAATTAAAATGCATGTGCATTGACAAATGATATGTTCTGACTTGATAAGCAGTTGGCTCTGACATCAGGATGTACAGCTTCATGCCTCCCGATTCGAATAAAATCTACACCCTGCAGAAAGACATTAATCAGAATAAAGCATGTACATGTTTTGCTTCATTAAACTAGAATACGCGAGGCAGCATGTAAAAGTTTGTTCGCTGGAACAAATGAGGGTTTTACTATCGAATGGTGCTACATTAGTGAAGCTTCAGAACACAAACCTCGGCCTTCAACTTCATAAGCAAATTATCAATAGCTGAATTAGTATATGAAGTTAGCAAAATAGATTCTCCTCTCATCAATAAGGACTTCACAGCATGCACCATTGTATATGTTTTGCCTGTTCCAGGCATTCCTAGAATAAGAGCATAATCTTTTGCTGCTAGAATCTGAAAACAAAATCTGCATTAGTTTTCTATTGAAAACTTGAATATCCAGAAAAGGAAACATGAACTAAAAGAGCAAATATTTACTTTATGCAGTGATCTCTGTTGGTCATTGTTCAAACTCGTTAGTGATTGTATATATGATAATGCCGGGTCTTGGCTGAACAATCCTCCACTATCAAACCTGGGAGCCTATTAACATCCGAGTTAGGAAATTCCAGACAACAACGACAATATGGGAAACATGCTATAGCATAAAAGTGCTAGTGCCAAACAGACCTCAAGATCAACTACCAACTTCCGTAGTTTAGTGTTTTGCGGCTTCTGAGAAAACAGTTGGACAAGGTTGAATCTGGCAATAGTTTAAATACAGACTCCAGTTAGATAAGAAAAGAGAACTTTTTAAGTACCCATCCAAAGTGATAAACATgaacaacaaataaaaacaaAGAGCCAACCGCATAGTTGCAAATGAAGAGCTAAACTCATCCTTGTCTATCCGCCAAAGTTCGCGTTGGAGGTCTCCTTGCTCTAGCAAGGAGCTACTACCTGGGAGTCTCAGACGACGTGACAAAGAGACCTACAACACATTCCGTTTGAAATACTTATAAATTTATAATCGATATAACCAAAAACAATGGACAGATAAGGTCTGTGATGGTCAGGTAATACCGTTATATGGGAACGGCTAATGTCCCTTATAGATCCATTTGCAACTGCTATCCTCCCAGATTGAGTGCTAAGCACCTAATGCAAAGTAGCAGAAGACGATATAGCTTTAGTGTGTGGACAAATTAAACCGATCAACAAGGTGACAATGTCCATACATCAATCTGATACTACCTTTGTACACTAATGTAAGATGTTTTTGCAGTTCAACTTCAAACAAGAAATGACCTCTCTAGCTGTGCTCAAGTATATGAAATTAGACGAGAGTTGAACCTGACACACCACCAATCCGGCACCTTATGTTTTCAGTTACCTAATTAATATGATTGCACTAGCTAGTAGCTACATAAGTTTCCAACATGTATCGTATATTCGTATTTGCTATTGACTACAGCTCTTTGGCTGAACTTGTTCTACGAACATATACCTGTATTTAATCCTTGTCAACATACAATATGGTGCAAAAATTATTTGAGATGATGGTATGTATAGCGCTGTCTACACAGGTTACCATGAGCATGTTAAACTTGAAGTGACCAATATTATTGAATACAGAAAGTGTACAAGGCTTACCACACAATCACCACTTTTGAGGTTGAAATCTAGGCTCTCAGCTTGTGGTTCTGAATGACCAGCTGCTTCAGGCTGCATCTTCTCAcgcacaaaattatatatgtatCTTTTGCTTTTTCCAGATGAATCTACTGAGTGTTCATTTTTCATATCAAGGACGTAAAAGGATGGTGCAGAACTCTTGCTCCCAGAATTGTAATGAAGAGGAAGTAAAATTTCCTTTTTCTTGACCTGAATTTTGCATAAATTGGGTTAAGGGGGAGAAACAAGTTTTGGAGCACATTTGAGAAACTAAAGATTACCTGAGAAGTTCTAGCTTCAAGATCAATCAATCTATCCCAGTGTTTAAGAAAGTTATGATGGGCAACTGATAAGTGATTCACCAGGTTATCAAATAGATCACCAAGCCCACTAGTTGCTGTATTTCCTCCATGTACCTGTTGCATCGAAATGGAAGTACTCCTATAAAGATTAGTTGTCACATGTACATTTCCAAATAAATAAAGTAGTTCCATTTTTTCCTCAGCAAGGACAAATGCTAAGACCATGTAAGAGAAATAATTGTCAAGCAAACCTTGTGATATATGGTGCATGAAGTCAGGTGTCGGCATCCAGTACATGAGGATGGACTCTGGAAAAGAACAGGAATTTAGTTGACTTCTCACTAATGGATCACTATGCACATGTTTCTAGTTCTACCTGTAGCATTGCAGGAAAACTCTGTGAAAATGATGCCTTCAGAATCTCAGAGGCAAGCTCGTTCCGTCGCATCATTAGCCCAATTAAATCAGACCTCTTAACTTTGATACCCTTGATAAATTAATGAAAATGGGTAAGAATGGTACAAAATGTATTTTGAGTATCTTAAGTACAAGATTTACCAATGTCTGGTCTGTGTGGAGATAATACAGAAGACCCATATCAATATCCGTATTCAAGTATCTGAAAATGCATGGGAAGACATGGTGTGTATTGAGTAATGGTTATGGACTGCTGAAGTGCTGAACAAACAAGGATCACAGGATAGATGGATTATACCTCTCTGACATCAATAGCGTGTATAATATCACCTGTGCAGAGTGTTCCATAGCTGACTGCAAGTAGATAAACTCTCGTGAGGGGCAACACAGAAGTAAGTGCTGCATCTATTTTATTTAGGAAGGATGGTTATATTGCTGTTCACGGATATATTGGTACGCCGGCGTATGGGAAAGCAAATGTAACAAAATCTTATGCTTAAGGAATGTATAATAATGGTAAAGCCAACACCAAGACTATCTATCATATTCAAAACACAGTACCGAAAAAATGTTGCAACGTGCCAAGATCTGATACAGAGTGATTGTGGAAATTAAAGAACATCAACTTTGCAAAAGTAGACACAAGGCTAATCCTGAGACTATTGGTTGATTAGTTTTTCTCACAAGGCAAATATTTATTGGTTCATTTGACATGATTATATAACTGGTTGTTACAAGACTGAATACAACTATGTACTTGGCAGATATTTACACACAAATAATGACAAATACCAGTGATGTTGGCAAACTTGACATGTACTATGATGACAGAGAAGCTATGCATGTCAGCATGTGTGCAACAAGCAATTGGGCAACCAGGTTGTGAATAGGCTAGAAAACATACAGAACACAATAATCTCGTCGAGTATTAATTCCTACGAACACTTGCTAAATAGTTGTGCGTTCCTACAGATAAAATAAATTAGAATATCCAACGGGGTTCTGCAAATAAAACAATTAGACTACCCGAAGACGCCAGAAGTTGGCCTTATGGAGCACTCACATATAAGTGGCAGTTGCTATTGTCGCTGATTTAGTATAAtttgtactaaatcagcgacaatTAATATCGATCAGAGGGAGTGGCAAATATGACCACCACCTCACCAGTTTGCTACAGATCTAACTGTACACGTCAGGAGGGTGGGAAGAGGTGAATACACCACGGCCCTATATTGACATCTTTATATGAGTAAAGATATAAAAATATGATTTGCAAAAACCATGTGAAATCAAACTCACTCTTACTTTTCCAGAAGACAAATTTAGGTAAATCAAAGTTCACAATCTAAACCGGTATCACTGAGATCTAAACCGGTATCACTGAGTACCAGACCCCTGACCAGTATAGCTTATTGCAAGAAGTAACTCATTTACTAATTAATTACAATGTCAGTCATTTACAGAATTCTAGTGACAAACACCACATCATGCCGAGAAATATATAATGAGCATCTTCAGTTGGTATCCGCTATCCAGGAATATATGGTTACCTGGCCACTAGTGCTTTTACCAGTTTTGAACTCCAGTGGCATTACTTTGTCGTATGAACCACCGCCGCATGAATTTACCCTTGATATGACAGAAGCATCAATAATCCCTTTTAAACCATACCTTGGGGCCCATGCCATCTCCTCAATATCCATCATCTAAGGCGCATGAGAATTTCATTTCAATAAAGCTATTAATTCTTTAAGAAGAAGCATGAAGAATATGGAACTTTTAGTTTCATGATTAGGCACCATACAGAATACAGGAATGCACCACCATGAAATGAACTTGCTATATACCCTACATAAAAGTTGCCTACCTCAGTCACTTCAACAGTCTTCCGTCCTTCAGTATGTCCAAAATCCACGTTGGTGCTTTTTGAACCCTGAAAGTGCAGCATATCATTGGCAAACAGCAGTATATGATCAAATCTTCTTCAGGCAATTACGAAACTATCCAAAGAGAAAAGGAAGTACAGATGATTCCTGCTAAATTATGCAATTAACGTTAAGAAACTCTACCAGGATAGATAAAGAATTACTAAATCTGCACTGAAAATTATAATTGAATTGGCACATATACTAACAAAGGACTTGAGATAGAAATTATTTCTTTTTTGAAACTTCTGAACGAATGGATTATAAAAGCAGGTTTAATTTCAACTAAACTCAGATATGGAATCGCTATAAAGTTCAGAAATTCTTGTGGCCACATAAAGGACACCAAGAGTAAATAATGTGAAAGTTAGTATGCATGTGTATCTACCTTCATGAAGGATTTGTACCAATTCAACATCTTAGGGATTGCTTCAATAAGAATTGAATGTGTGCTCCTTTCACTGGCTGCGTAAGAAAATTTAAAAAATTAGTAACATAGATGCAGAGCACAAATACGACTTTAGACTTGGCCCAGATACAACTTATCGAACAACAACACTCAGATCAAACATGACTTGGCCCAGATACAACTCATCTAAATATCAACTTTACGTATGCTAGTATTTGATAAAAGAGTGCCACTGGGCTTGCAGGACATTTAGGACTTAATGCCTTCTAATCCACTAGAGAAGACAAACAGTAATGATTAGAATTAATAAAGTCACATTTATATAGAACTAGTCACGTTTATATAGCAGCTAATTTAGCCTCGGTGTTCTAACAAAAAGTATCAGGAAGCATCACTAATCAGCACCCAGTATGACTCAATAATGATGTAATCTAACCACATGAACACTCCAAGCAATATGATGTTGAGCGTGTTTTCTAATAAAGTAGAAAATTTTGCGCAGGATAGTACCTCCACATGCGTACAGACTCTCGAGGTTGTTCAAAAGAACTTCTTTTGCATGTTGTTCCAAAAACTGCCTTGAAGGAACATCCTCAAGTAGCCCAGCCTAAAGCACAAAAAACAAAACTTCAGGCATCTAAATTGTTACAAGCTTACAATATTAGCTGACCAAAAGAAATTGTGGAACAGTATCCGAAGTCGGCAAGTATTCTTGTATCAAGAAACCTGAAATACTTGATGAAGCAGAGTACCCATCAAAGCGCTTGTGGAATATTCATTGCTTTTTAATCTTTCGTCGAGAACCGATCTCCTTGGACAATGGAAACTTGAAGCAACCTACAATCAACCAGTTATCAAAAATTCtgtaggaaaataagaaacacatATCTACAAATAAATTTTGAGAATTTCTAATAGGATGTGATAGAAAGTTGCTCTACAAACTACAAAATCATGGTACCAGaacatagcaagtagtactcacCCGTGTTCCAGAGATGAGTAATTCTGGATGGACAATAACAAGATTGCTATCATGATCAACAGTGCATTTTCCTTGGTCACTGAATTCTCCAATTACACTTACTGTGTCGCCTGGGACGACAGTACTATGGAACCTACAGTAGTATGAAGATGGGAATATAAAAAGATTGCTTAGGTGTATGTACTGCATATAATAAAGAACTAAGCTTAAGTGGATGATCTTGCAGGTGCATCTATCCTATGTTGAAGAAGCCAAGGGGTTGTTTAATACCAGTTACCCCCAAGACATAGGGCGATAAACTGATAATCTAGTTTCCAACTACTAGGTTCAAGATATCCACTTCCTACAGTACTATTGTATACTCACCACTCGTCACACAGATGCACTGAATACTCTTTCCCACAATGCTCATTCAGGAGACGCAGAACCTGCCAGAGAAAAGCAACTTTGCAGAACACAGAAAGATCATTGGACATAAAAACCATCCACACAAGTAGCGGGACACACCTTAGCAGGATAGCGATCGCATGAACTATCACCTTTGTGTTTTTCTGACACCTAAAAAATAAGGTAAAACAGAAAACCTTTTGTCACTAGGACAGCTCATCGGCATTGATCAGAGAACAACAGGTGGAAGCAAAAGGGCAAACCTCCAACACAAGGAAACTATCGAAAGATGGGGCTTCACGGGGCTTGTTGGATTCAACATTTAGACTGCTGTTAGCAATAGGAGAACATCTGCTGTCAGTGCTATCACCAACTGTGACTTGACCTCCTTTGTTCCCAGCATCAACTGGCAATTCTTCTTCCGTAATGGCATCTTCAACTTGATCTAGAAGATCCAATAGCGCCTAGCAAGAGAACATTTTGACATAATTTCACAGTTCAATTATGTGATGACTTCTTAACTCTGACAGGTAGCAAGATTACAAAATGGATGCTGTATCAAAAGAACATAGTGTAGTCATTTAGCTCACCTTTTTGTGCTGCCCTGCTTCCAACTGGTCAGGTCCTCCATCACAAGTGATACCAGCATTCAACGGCTGCTTGATACATGAAAAGATTACACAACTGACAGTTACATTTGGCTGACAACCAAGACAAAAATCCAGCAAATATGCGTgtatacctcggtgaagctataGGGCAGTGATGGTGGCGTCCGGAATGGGCTCTGGTCTTCCATACCATCACCGCCACCTGGGCCTATACCACACACACTCAGATTGCGTGCTGAAGCAGTACACCTCGACAAGCCCAACGGAGACGAATGCCACTTCTTCATAGCCTCGAGCGAGGAATGTTTCTACGATTGGAATCAACACGCCACAACCACAGGTTAGGAAACCGCAAAGACAATGGATTTCAGCAATATACAGCCAGAGGTGGCACTAGCACCCGTTCCAGCACAGCCTATGTACGTGAGCATGTATGAACTCGCACATAAATAAAGAAACTTCAGGGTTGATGTACCTCGGTGTTTGAGCACGGATGAAGCGCCATCCCTGGCAACTGCCTGGTGCGCAGGCGATCGTTCACCGGCGAGATCTTCCAGGTGACGACCTCCCCGCCGCCATCGTCCTGGCTCTGCTTTATCAACTGAACCGCGCAAGCAACCCGTGGTCAGGCCCGGCTCAGGCCACGACTAAAGCAGATCAGATCGGAATAATCACAAGAAGACGACGACTCACCATCCCGGGGGAGAACTTGACCCGCTTCGGCGCGAGGGTCTTGGTGACCTCCGGCGAGACCTCGGACAGCTCCTCctcgggcggcgggggcgggggcgggggcgggggcggcatGGGGTCGGGGTTCGCCACGGGCTTCTGGCGCTTGGGGTTCTGGGAGGCGGCCTGGGACTGGTGGCGCTCAAAGAAGTGGAGGATGCCGAACTTGGCGGGCGGCTGCGACGGCTGCGAGGGTGGCGGCTTCTTCGAGGCCGCAGCCGCGGCCGCGCGCTTCCGCGGAGCCATGGCTGCGCGGATTTGGGGGTTCCGGGCGGGAggccgggggcggcgggcggcggcgggattgGGAAACCGGATTTGGGGGAGGAGGGGAGTGGGGCGGACCTGGTTGGGCGGGCTGCGGGGATGGAGGGACAGGAAATTGGAATTCCCGCGCGAAGCGATTTCACCGGCGATAGGGCGGTGCCATTTCGGCCCATCAATTGCTGGGTCTGGCACTAACAAATTTCTTAGGCCCAACATGCTTCACAACCTTCAACTATCTTCAACCTCCTTGTTTAAAAAAAAAAAACTATCTTCAACCTCCCGCAGGGTAAATCCTATTTGAACGCCCGTAGGCGAGCCCAGTTGGgtgttcaaaaaaaaaactacCTTCAACCTCCCGCAGGGTAAATCCTATTTGAACGCCCGTAGACGAGCCCAGTTGGGTGTTCACTGCGCTGCCGCTATTTGTTTGACAATGCTACGCGTCATTCGGGACATTGGATCAGCCTTTTGAAGCATGTTCAAGTTTGCAACACCATCCTTGTTGTGAAAACATTGCAACACCACCATTGTTGCGGggcatcgtcgtcgtcgtcctcacaCAGCATAGTTTGTCGTTTTCGTTACAAGAAGCATCATCTCATCGTCATTGCAATAGCAGCAGCAACACAACGTCACAGTGGTCGGCCCCGGCCTTCCATCGACACCGATGATTGCAACATGGCGGATGTTGCGGTGAGGGGTATGCAATAGCGGTGGTTGGTGCTGCCCTTCCGGCTTGCAACAACCTGTGTGTTGCGATGGGGTGCAGCGGAGGCGGTCGGCAGCCCCTCCGAGTTGCAGCATTGTCAATGTTGTGGAAGCCTCACTGACGTTGTAGAAGCACAACACCATTGCGCCACCGTCGTGGTGCGTCATCTCCGTTGCATAGATCATTGCAGTTGCACCGGCGTTTCGATGTCGTAAAAGACGAACATCCATCATTGCGGCAATGTGAAGGGGCTTCAAGCATCGAGCTTCCGCCCCGTTGCAGCAACTAACAGTGAATCGCCACGTAGCCATGTCTCGTAGCAGCGGGTATGCCGCCATCCCTGGAGACACTCTTCTTTGTGCCGAGCGAGTCGCTAGAGAAGGAAGCGAGAAGGGCGAGATCACAGGAGAAATAGGTGGACGAGCGGTTCGCTTGTAGATATAAGGTCTAATGGGAAAAGCAGTGGGTGCGCCAACATGGGCATGTGTCATGCGTGAGACACAGCATACACTAGATAGAAAATCAGTCGGTTGAGTTCAGTGTTtcccttttatttattttatttttgtttttggtgtcttattttatttttttattttgggatttttaTCTATGTTCTTCCAGGTTTAGTTTTTATCATGATTTTCTTCCAGTCTTTTGTTTTAGGAAAACGTCAGCTTCAACCGACGGATCGCACATGAGCATCCACCAGCTCGTCCATGCAACGTGTGTCATGTCCGTGGttccttcttttcttttctctcaGTCAACGTGGTCGCTGCTCGCTGCtataaaggaaatatgccctagaggcattaATAACGTTGTTATTTAatattttcttattcatgataaaggtttattcatgctataattgtattgatcggaaacttaaatacatgtgtggatacataaacgaaataccgtgtccctagtaaagCCTCTACTAGAGTAGCTCGTTGATAAAACATGGTTAAGGTTTTCCtcaccatggacatgtgttgtcatttgataatggatcacatcattaggagaatgatgtgatggacaagacccatccgttagcttagcatattgtgaaggaaatatgccctagaggcaataataaagttgttatttatatttccttatatcatgataaatgtttattattcatgctagaattgtattaaccggaaacttagtacatgtgtaaatacatagacaaacagggtgtcactagtatgcctctacttgactagctcgttgaatcaaagatggttatgtttcctaaccatagacatgagttgtcatttgattagcggaatcacatcattaaaaaatgatgtgattgacttgacccattccgttagcttagcatttgatcgtttagtatgttgctattgctttcttcatgacttatacatgttcctatgactatgagattatgcaactcccgaataccggaggaacactttgtgtgctaccaaatgtcacaaacgtaactaggtgattataaaggtgctctacgggtgtctccgatggtactcgtttagttggcatagatcgagattaggatttgtcactccgattgtcggagaggtatctctgggccctctcggtaatgcacatcactataagccttgcaagcaatgtgact contains:
- the LOC109734099 gene encoding DNA replication ATP-dependent helicase/nuclease JHS1, with product MAPRKRAAAAAASKKPPPSQPSQPPAKFGILHFFERHQSQAASQNPKRQKPVANPDPMPPPPPPPPPPPEEELSEVSPEVTKTLAPKRVKFSPGMLIKQSQDDGGGEVVTWKISPVNDRLRTRQLPGMALHPCSNTEKHSSLEAMKKWHSSPLGLSRCTASARNLSVCGIGPGGGDGMEDQSPFRTPPSLPYSFTEPLNAGITCDGGPDQLEAGQHKKALLDLLDQVEDAITEEELPVDAGNKGGQVTVGDSTDSRCSPIANSSLNVESNKPREAPSFDSFLVLEVSEKHKGDSSCDRYPAKVLRLLNEHCGKEYSVHLCDEWFHSTVVPGDTVSVIGEFSDQGKCTVDHDSNLVIVHPELLISGTRVASSFHCPRRSVLDERLKSNEYSTSALMGTLLHQVFQAGLLEDVPSRQFLEQHAKEVLLNNLESLYACGASERSTHSILIEAIPKMLNWYKSFMKGSKSTNVDFGHTEGRKTVEVTEMMDIEEMAWAPRYGLKGIIDASVISRVNSCGGGSYDKVMPLEFKTGKSTSGQSAMEHSAQVILYTLLMSERYLNTDIDMGLLYYLHTDQTLGIKVKRSDLIGLMMRRNELASEILKASFSQSFPAMLQSPSSCTGCRHLTSCTIYHKVHGGNTATSGLGDLFDNLVNHLSVAHHNFLKHWDRLIDLEARTSQVKKKEILLPLHYNSGSKSSAPSFYVLDMKNEHSVDSSGKSKRYIYNFVREKMQPEAAGHSEPQAESLDFNLKSGDCVVLSTQSGRIAVANGSIRDISRSHITVSLSRRLRLPGSSSLLEQGDLQRELWRIDKDEFSSSFATMRFNLVQLFSQKPQNTKLRKLVVDLEAPRFDSGGLFSQDPALSYIQSLTSLNNDQQRSLHKILAAKDYALILGMPGTGKTYTMVHAVKSLLMRGESILLTSYTNSAIDNLLMKLKAEGVDFIRIGRHEAVHPDVRANCLSTTEVQSVDAIKTRMEQVQVVGVTCLGVYHPLLAHKKFDTCIMDEAGQITLPVSLGPLMLATKFVLVGDHYQLPPLIQSFEARESGMGISLFWRLSEAHPQAISALRCQYRMSSGIMELSNSLIYGNRLCCGSLEIANAKLKFSGKQQVHFKFKEILNPNRAVIFANTDQVPALEAKEHRTVNNPTEAYIVSWITKQLLKRGVAQDEIGIITPYNAQVNLIRQQVDPLVEVHTIDKYQGRDKDCIIVSFVRSSGNSRASGSSLLGDWHRINVVLTRAKKKLIMVGSAGTLSTIPLLRLLVEKVAEGGGQLDLTNKDVQSIPELRNSQLNVQ